From one Rhizobium sp. CIAT894 genomic stretch:
- a CDS encoding TIGR02594 family protein, translated as MKVILVIVLTALAVPCEADMLGTASKYKSMHERSISFLSINPRRVSWCGAFLAFVAKRSSREPPPNPNMAVSWKKFGRPVFFGAARRGDVVVIRTGRRFHVSLFDHIDQRRQYVYLFGGNQSNRVQLSRYRASSVVAVRR; from the coding sequence ATGAAGGTTATTCTCGTCATCGTCCTCACGGCGCTTGCCGTGCCCTGTGAGGCAGACATGCTGGGCACGGCATCCAAGTACAAGAGTATGCACGAACGCTCCATCTCCTTCCTTAGTATCAATCCCCGCAGGGTATCGTGGTGCGGGGCGTTCCTGGCTTTCGTCGCCAAGCGATCTTCGCGGGAGCCGCCGCCCAATCCCAACATGGCGGTGTCCTGGAAGAAGTTCGGCAGGCCGGTGTTCTTCGGCGCCGCCAGGCGAGGGGATGTTGTGGTGATCCGCACCGGAAGGCGCTTTCATGTGAGCCTTTTCGATCACATCGACCAGCGCCGGCAGTACGTCTACCTGTTCGGTGGCAATCAATCCAACCGGGTGCAACTGTCCAGGTATCGCGCCAGTTCGGTTGTCGCGGTGCGACGATGA
- a CDS encoding histidine phosphatase family protein → MIYLLRHGETVWNSLGRFQGQKDSSLTKRGIEQADQAAKLLKKEIAGGEQSFQLYVSPLGRTQETAARVKRILPLATQLEPRLMEVTTGSWDGMTKFEIDNEFPGMLDGSDAFDWYFKSPDGESFDAACVRAKDWISGISGPTVAISHGLFGRLVRGVYSGLSKREMLELPVPQDGFYRLCYREFRLVSASSDMISSLSAW, encoded by the coding sequence ATGATTTACCTGCTTCGCCATGGCGAGACCGTTTGGAACAGCTTGGGCCGCTTCCAAGGCCAGAAAGATTCATCGCTGACGAAGCGCGGTATCGAACAGGCCGACCAGGCCGCGAAGCTTCTGAAAAAGGAAATCGCAGGCGGCGAGCAATCTTTCCAACTCTACGTCAGCCCGCTCGGCCGAACTCAGGAGACTGCGGCCAGGGTGAAACGGATATTGCCACTGGCAACCCAGCTGGAGCCGCGGCTGATGGAGGTGACCACCGGCTCTTGGGACGGCATGACGAAGTTTGAGATCGACAACGAGTTTCCAGGAATGCTGGATGGGTCCGACGCTTTCGATTGGTATTTCAAATCTCCCGACGGGGAAAGCTTTGATGCTGCCTGTGTCCGGGCGAAGGACTGGATCTCAGGAATATCCGGGCCGACCGTTGCGATCTCTCATGGACTGTTTGGCAGATTGGTACGCGGTGTCTACTCCGGCCTCTCAAAACGGGAAATGTTGGAACTGCCCGTTCCCCAAGACGGATTCTATCGGCTCTGCTATCGTGAATTCCGTCTGGTAAGCGCTTCGTCCGACATGATATCCAGCCTGAGCGCATGGTAA
- a CDS encoding phosphodiester glycosidase family protein: MTYLKQGVLAAAMMLAATMTSLHQADAGQCEPQSFEETKYVVCTLESGKSGLRLFWKGADGEPYRAFSNLAESVRAEGKTLVLAVNAGMYRADFSPMGLYVENARELKPANTAKAESSAGQVPNFYKKPNGVFFLGETGAGILPTDEFLQRAPKVRFATQSGPMLVIAGKLNPIFIPGSTDRTRRSGVGACGAGTVRLAISEDGVNFHDFARLFRDNLKCPDALFLDGGNGVGLYYPEMGRNDRSWHGGYGPILGVVE, translated from the coding sequence ATGACCTATCTGAAACAAGGCGTGCTCGCCGCCGCCATGATGCTGGCGGCAACGATGACATCCCTGCATCAAGCCGATGCCGGGCAATGCGAACCGCAGAGTTTCGAAGAGACGAAATATGTCGTCTGCACGCTGGAATCGGGAAAATCCGGCCTTCGCCTGTTCTGGAAGGGCGCCGATGGCGAGCCGTACCGGGCTTTTTCAAACCTTGCCGAATCCGTTCGCGCCGAGGGAAAGACGCTGGTGCTGGCCGTCAACGCCGGCATGTACCGGGCCGATTTTTCGCCGATGGGACTGTATGTCGAGAACGCCAGGGAACTGAAACCCGCCAATACCGCAAAGGCCGAAAGCTCCGCCGGCCAGGTGCCGAATTTCTACAAGAAACCGAACGGCGTGTTCTTTCTGGGTGAAACCGGCGCCGGCATCCTTCCCACAGATGAATTTCTGCAGCGTGCGCCCAAAGTGCGGTTCGCCACACAGTCCGGCCCGATGCTCGTCATCGCCGGCAAGCTGAACCCGATCTTCATCCCCGGTTCCACCGATCGAACCCGCCGAAGCGGTGTCGGCGCCTGCGGAGCCGGCACGGTTCGCTTGGCGATCAGCGAAGACGGGGTGAATTTCCACGATTTCGCGCGGCTCTTCCGCGACAATCTGAAATGCCCCGACGCCTTGTTTCTCGATGGCGGAAACGGTGTCGGGCTTTATTACCCGGAAATGGGCCGTAACGACCGTTCCTGGCACGGCGGCTACGGCCCGATCCTCGGCGTGGTCGAGTAG
- a CDS encoding GFA family protein, translating into MLTGSCHCGKANWTLEGDPGSITACNCTLCRRYGTLWAYDYEGERIALTGETASYTRSGRETSSLEILFCPSCACVLSWRGLRLQKDGRRRMAVNMRLAPPELVADLPIDHFDGLDTFEDLPSKGRCVRDLWF; encoded by the coding sequence ATGCTGACGGGCTCATGTCATTGCGGCAAGGCGAACTGGACGCTTGAAGGCGACCCCGGCTCGATCACCGCGTGCAACTGCACGCTCTGCCGGCGCTACGGCACGCTATGGGCCTATGATTACGAAGGAGAGCGGATCGCGCTCACCGGCGAGACCGCCTCCTACACCCGCTCCGGCCGGGAAACCTCATCCCTCGAAATATTGTTCTGCCCATCCTGCGCCTGCGTCTTGAGCTGGCGCGGGCTGAGACTTCAAAAGGATGGCCGCCGGCGCATGGCGGTCAACATGCGGCTTGCGCCGCCCGAACTCGTCGCCGATCTGCCCATCGACCATTTCGACGGCCTTGATACGTTCGAAGACCTTCCCTCCAAAGGGCGCTGCGTGCGCGATCTCTGGTTCTGA
- a CDS encoding VOC family protein encodes MAKNTICVWYDKDAEAAARFYAATFPDSAVGAVIRAPGDYPDGKQGDVLVVEFTVAGVACIGLNGGPAFKHSEAFSFQIATDTQEETDRYWNAIVGNGGQESECGWCKDKWGVSWQITPRVLSEALSAGGGQAKRAFDAMMTMSKIDVAAIEAARRG; translated from the coding sequence ATGGCAAAGAACACGATCTGCGTATGGTACGACAAGGACGCCGAGGCTGCTGCCCGGTTCTATGCCGCGACCTTTCCCGACAGCGCCGTAGGCGCCGTCATTCGTGCACCGGGAGATTATCCCGATGGCAAGCAGGGAGACGTGCTCGTTGTCGAATTTACCGTTGCGGGTGTTGCCTGCATCGGCCTGAACGGCGGTCCCGCGTTCAAACACAGCGAAGCCTTCTCGTTTCAGATCGCAACCGACACACAGGAGGAAACCGACCGTTATTGGAACGCCATCGTCGGTAATGGCGGCCAGGAAAGCGAGTGCGGCTGGTGCAAGGACAAGTGGGGGGTGTCGTGGCAGATTACGCCGCGCGTGCTCTCCGAAGCGCTTTCGGCGGGTGGCGGTCAGGCAAAGCGTGCGTTCGATGCGATGATGACCATGAGCAAGATCGATGTCGCGGCGATCGAGGCGGCTCGGCGCGGCTGA
- a CDS encoding LysE family transporter — translation MDYINSLALLVSVYIASLVSPGPNFIIVTNTSMTVSRAAGLFAGLGLAIASLTWAIMAMAGLGFLLSHFEWLHMLLQVAGALYLIWLGLKMIRNASKPLKPTGPSEVTWRSAMRRAYIVSMTNPKSVAFFGSIFALVIPAHAPVWLYCVIALTCFLLSALWYCGLAFFFSNPRVSAGFLRFKAGIERVMGAALILIGGRLLLVR, via the coding sequence ATGGACTATATCAACTCACTCGCATTGCTCGTCAGCGTCTATATCGCCTCCCTCGTCAGCCCGGGACCGAATTTCATCATCGTCACCAACACAAGCATGACGGTGTCCCGCGCCGCCGGGCTCTTTGCAGGTCTCGGACTTGCGATCGCATCCCTGACCTGGGCCATCATGGCGATGGCGGGGCTCGGTTTTCTGCTGAGCCATTTCGAATGGCTGCATATGTTGTTGCAGGTGGCCGGCGCGCTGTATCTGATCTGGCTGGGCCTGAAGATGATCCGCAACGCGTCCAAGCCCTTGAAGCCGACGGGACCGAGCGAAGTGACATGGCGCTCCGCCATGCGCCGGGCCTACATCGTCAGCATGACCAATCCGAAATCGGTGGCTTTCTTCGGCAGCATCTTTGCCCTCGTCATCCCGGCGCATGCGCCCGTCTGGCTCTATTGCGTCATCGCCCTGACCTGCTTCCTTCTTTCGGCACTCTGGTATTGCGGCCTGGCCTTTTTCTTTTCGAACCCGCGCGTTTCCGCCGGTTTCCTGCGCTTCAAGGCCGGCATCGAGCGCGTGATGGGCGCCGCGCTGATCCTGATCGGCGGCCGTCTGCTGTTGGTCCGCTGA
- the dapB gene encoding 4-hydroxy-tetrahydrodipicolinate reductase — MPLPIKIAVAGANGRMGRTIVPLLAADPAFVFFGGIGREGSAGAGLIDRSAAIAEADVILDFTTGHAAAELAGLCASAGGPAMVIGATGFEPDELERISEAARTIPILRSGNFSIGLNMLLGLVAQAARALPAQGWDIEILEAHHNRKIDAPSGTALMLGEAAAEGRGVSLASVERRGRDGITGERPPGEIGFAVLRAGGLVGEHSVLFAAAEEVVTLSHSALDRGMFARGALAAARWIAGRAPGEYGMRDVLGLG, encoded by the coding sequence GTGCCCTTACCAATCAAAATAGCCGTCGCCGGCGCCAACGGCCGCATGGGCCGTACCATCGTGCCGCTGCTGGCCGCCGATCCGGCTTTTGTCTTCTTCGGCGGCATCGGCCGTGAGGGCTCCGCAGGCGCCGGGCTGATTGACCGATCGGCTGCGATCGCCGAGGCCGATGTGATCCTGGATTTCACGACGGGACATGCCGCCGCCGAACTTGCCGGCTTGTGCGCCTCGGCCGGCGGACCGGCCATGGTGATCGGGGCGACGGGTTTTGAGCCGGATGAACTGGAACGGATATCAGAGGCCGCCCGGACGATTCCGATCCTGCGCTCCGGCAATTTCTCCATCGGCCTCAATATGCTGCTCGGCCTCGTTGCCCAGGCCGCCCGCGCCCTTCCTGCGCAGGGCTGGGATATCGAAATCCTCGAAGCCCACCACAACAGGAAGATCGACGCACCGTCCGGCACGGCGCTGATGCTCGGTGAAGCCGCCGCCGAAGGCCGCGGCGTTTCTCTCGCCTCCGTCGAGAGGCGCGGACGCGACGGCATCACCGGTGAGCGGCCGCCCGGCGAAATCGGCTTCGCCGTCCTGCGCGCCGGCGGGCTCGTCGGAGAACACAGCGTACTGTTTGCCGCCGCCGAGGAAGTGGTAACGCTTTCGCATTCGGCTCTCGATCGCGGCATGTTTGCCCGCGGCGCCCTTGCCGCCGCCCGCTGGATTGCAGGACGCGCACCTGGCGAATACGGCATGCGGGATGTCCTGGGTCTGGGATGA
- a CDS encoding aspartate aminotransferase family protein, with translation MSAIASLFQEAARLAASFRQAAPPSHMPAHDYTTSLGCFDEPLPAAGSDMLDVIRQLAKDAEPGLHATTGPRFFGWVIGGSHPAGVAADFLTSAWGQNAGNHVAAPAAAAVETVAARWLLDLLKLPAESSVGFVTGATVANFTCLAAARGEVLRQVGWDADANGLFGAPEITVLIGDDAHTTVFSALQFLGLGHDRVLRLRTDPVGRIDPAALAGTLDTVSGPVIAILQAGQINTGAFDDFAAIIPLLKAKRAWVHIDSAFGLWAQASVKTSHLSRGIEAADSWATDGHKWLQTPYDCGYAIVRNELAHRRAMTIAASYLPLAGEGERDPSHYVPELSRRARGFATWAMLKHLGREGIAALIDQCCASAREVADLLAGEPGIAILNEVTLNQLVIRFGTGLSAEDGDALTRKTIERIQADGTIFAGGAKWRGRDVLRLSVTNFQTTPDQAQLAAESIITAFRSVSTLTRPR, from the coding sequence ATGTCAGCAATTGCATCTCTGTTCCAGGAGGCCGCCCGGCTTGCGGCGAGCTTTCGGCAGGCCGCACCTCCCAGCCACATGCCCGCTCACGACTATACTACCTCGCTTGGCTGTTTCGATGAGCCGCTGCCGGCGGCCGGTTCCGATATGCTTGACGTTATCAGGCAGTTGGCGAAAGACGCCGAACCTGGATTGCATGCAACCACAGGGCCGCGCTTTTTCGGCTGGGTCATCGGCGGCTCTCATCCGGCCGGCGTCGCGGCCGATTTTCTCACCAGCGCCTGGGGCCAGAATGCCGGAAACCATGTCGCGGCACCGGCCGCGGCCGCCGTCGAGACCGTTGCTGCGAGATGGCTCCTGGATCTCCTGAAGCTGCCGGCCGAAAGCTCGGTCGGCTTCGTGACGGGCGCGACGGTAGCGAATTTCACCTGCCTTGCCGCCGCCCGCGGCGAGGTGCTGCGCCAGGTGGGCTGGGATGCCGATGCCAACGGCCTGTTCGGCGCACCCGAGATCACCGTACTGATCGGCGACGACGCTCACACCACGGTGTTCTCGGCGCTGCAATTCCTGGGCCTCGGGCATGATCGCGTGCTGCGCCTGCGCACCGATCCGGTGGGGCGGATAGACCCGGCCGCGCTGGCGGGCACGCTCGATACGGTCTCTGGTCCCGTCATCGCCATTCTCCAGGCCGGGCAGATCAATACCGGCGCCTTCGACGATTTTGCCGCCATCATCCCGCTCTTGAAGGCGAAGCGTGCCTGGGTCCATATCGACAGCGCCTTCGGCCTCTGGGCGCAGGCATCGGTAAAGACCAGCCATCTCAGCCGCGGCATCGAAGCCGCCGACAGCTGGGCGACCGACGGCCATAAATGGCTGCAGACGCCCTATGATTGCGGCTACGCTATCGTCCGCAACGAGCTCGCTCACCGCCGCGCCATGACGATCGCCGCAAGCTATCTGCCGCTCGCCGGCGAAGGCGAACGCGACCCCTCCCACTACGTGCCGGAGCTTTCGAGAAGGGCGCGCGGCTTTGCCACCTGGGCGATGCTGAAACATCTCGGCCGCGAGGGTATAGCAGCCCTCATCGACCAGTGCTGCGCCTCGGCGCGTGAGGTGGCCGATCTGCTCGCCGGTGAGCCGGGCATCGCCATTCTGAACGAGGTGACGCTGAACCAGCTGGTCATCCGCTTCGGAACCGGCCTATCCGCCGAAGACGGCGACGCCCTGACCCGCAAGACCATCGAAAGGATCCAGGCGGACGGCACGATCTTTGCCGGCGGCGCCAAATGGCGCGGCCGCGATGTCCTGCGCCTCTCCGTCACCAATTTCCAAACCACACCGGATCAGGCGCAACTGGCGGCGGAGAGCATCATCACTGCGTTCAGGAGCGTCAGCACCCTCACCCGCCCGCGCTAA
- a CDS encoding ornithine cyclodeaminase family protein: MTKILKDEDLVGSHLMAAAIDALETAFRARAGKRLISPPRHHVSFPDLGDLVFTVGGSLGEKPLAGFRVYETFDGAEHSQIVAVWSADDARLKGIVLGACLGNLRTGAIGGLAIRHLSAPNARTIGILGSGAQARTQLAAAAAVRKLDRVRVYSRDAKNRAAFASEMQNALGLDIEPADSAREAVAEADIVISATTSQTPIIHARDLKPGVHINTVGPKTLQGYEIGLDIADAAAVLATDSPEQTRAYASPFFLAGSGNEDRMADLADIIVGKAAGRGSPGDTTLFCSVGLAGTEVVVASAILDRVGVSA; this comes from the coding sequence GTGACGAAAATCCTGAAAGACGAGGATCTTGTCGGCAGCCATTTGATGGCGGCCGCGATCGATGCGCTCGAAACGGCTTTTCGAGCGAGAGCCGGCAAACGGCTCATCTCTCCGCCCCGGCATCATGTCTCGTTTCCCGATCTCGGCGATCTCGTCTTCACCGTCGGCGGCAGTCTTGGCGAGAAGCCGCTCGCGGGCTTCCGGGTTTATGAGACATTCGATGGGGCGGAGCATTCGCAGATCGTCGCGGTGTGGTCGGCCGACGACGCCAGGTTGAAGGGAATCGTTCTTGGAGCGTGCCTCGGCAACCTCAGAACCGGTGCGATTGGGGGTCTCGCCATCCGGCACCTCAGCGCGCCCAACGCCAGGACCATCGGAATCCTCGGCAGCGGAGCGCAAGCGCGAACTCAGCTTGCTGCGGCCGCCGCCGTTCGAAAACTGGATCGCGTCCGCGTCTACAGCCGCGACGCGAAAAATCGTGCCGCCTTCGCAAGCGAGATGCAGAACGCCTTGGGGCTTGATATCGAGCCTGCCGACAGCGCTCGGGAAGCCGTTGCCGAGGCCGACATCGTCATCTCAGCGACGACGAGCCAAACGCCGATTATCCATGCGCGGGATTTGAAGCCCGGCGTGCATATCAACACCGTCGGGCCGAAAACGCTTCAGGGATACGAAATCGGCCTGGATATCGCCGATGCCGCGGCGGTGCTCGCGACGGATTCTCCCGAGCAGACCCGCGCCTACGCGTCGCCCTTTTTCCTCGCCGGCTCCGGCAACGAAGATCGCATGGCCGACCTTGCCGACATCATTGTCGGGAAAGCGGCCGGGCGAGGATCACCTGGGGACACGACGCTGTTTTGCTCGGTCGGCCTCGCCGGAACCGAAGTGGTCGTCGCTTCGGCAATCCTCGATAGGGTGGGGGTGTCGGCGTAG
- a CDS encoding GNAT family N-acetyltransferase: MDAGGVTIRLIRADQVEAFRQIRLEALRAEPSSFASRYEDWEVLPDEEWVNRLNEPVFIAFQDGVPVGIMGLFRQRPSKMTHRATIVMVYVSVHLRGSGLAGKLLEAVSDHARDIGIRQLELFVSAENPAAIRFYQRQGFAEIGRIPGGVLEEGREIDDVMMARRLVG, from the coding sequence ATGGATGCAGGCGGCGTGACGATCAGGCTTATCCGGGCGGACCAGGTGGAGGCTTTCCGGCAGATCCGTCTGGAAGCGCTGCGCGCCGAGCCATCCTCTTTTGCGAGCCGCTATGAAGATTGGGAGGTTTTGCCGGACGAGGAGTGGGTCAATCGTCTGAACGAGCCGGTTTTCATTGCCTTCCAGGACGGAGTCCCGGTCGGCATCATGGGACTGTTTCGGCAGCGGCCGAGCAAAATGACCCATCGCGCCACGATCGTCATGGTCTATGTCAGCGTCCACCTGCGTGGATCGGGTCTTGCCGGGAAGCTGTTGGAGGCGGTTTCCGATCACGCGCGCGATATCGGCATCCGGCAGTTGGAACTCTTCGTCAGTGCGGAGAACCCGGCGGCGATACGGTTCTATCAGCGGCAGGGTTTTGCCGAGATCGGCCGCATCCCGGGCGGCGTTCTGGAGGAGGGCAGGGAGATCGATGACGTCATGATGGCACGGCGTCTGGTCGGCTAA
- a CDS encoding demethoxyubiquinone hydroxylase family protein, translating to MINPSSNSGMRDADVTIRRILKVNHAGEFGAIRIYGAQILMARRLFPDIVSTLEEMREDEIDHCRLFRGAMPARSARPCRVMAFWSLGGFVLGLLTALGGRNLIWICTEAVESTVHRHLEDQLAFLAKRDPELHTLIASIQEQELAHLRKAEDSQKTRGLSHALLLPVIAALTDLMIWLSTWGDSSWMRAEMVRAGKG from the coding sequence ATGATCAATCCGTCGAGCAACTCGGGAATGCGCGACGCCGATGTCACCATCCGTCGCATTCTCAAGGTCAACCACGCGGGCGAGTTCGGCGCTATCAGGATCTATGGCGCCCAGATCCTGATGGCCCGGCGGCTGTTTCCCGACATCGTTTCGACGCTTGAAGAGATGCGTGAGGACGAGATCGACCATTGCCGGCTGTTTCGCGGGGCAATGCCTGCAAGGAGCGCCAGGCCCTGCCGCGTCATGGCCTTCTGGAGTCTCGGCGGTTTCGTGCTCGGCTTGCTGACGGCGCTTGGCGGGCGCAACTTGATCTGGATCTGCACGGAGGCCGTGGAAAGCACGGTTCATCGCCATCTCGAAGACCAACTGGCTTTCCTCGCCAAACGCGATCCCGAGCTTCATACCCTGATCGCATCGATACAGGAACAGGAGCTTGCGCATCTTAGGAAGGCCGAAGACAGTCAGAAGACACGGGGCCTGAGTCACGCCTTGCTCCTGCCCGTCATCGCCGCCCTGACCGACCTGATGATCTGGCTCTCCACCTGGGGCGACTCGAGTTGGATGCGCGCCGAAATGGTGCGTGCGGGGAAGGGATAG
- a CDS encoding potassium transporter Kup, which produces MTSKHADNRGEGAGRKGFIGLVVGAIGVVYGDIGTSPLYAFREALRPFAADGVHEAEVIGLIALMVWTLTIIVTFKYVLFLLRADNDGEGGALSLLALLMKKMGRNVPVLFFAGLIGAALFIGDAMITPALSVMSALEGLKLVTPAFAEYVPLASAAIMIVLFAVQSRGTAAVSMFFGPITVLWFLAMAAGGLIHIGDDWRILAALNPINAFLFLTHAGSVGLIVLGAVFLTVTGCEALYADLGHFGRRPIQTAWFVLVFPALLLNYLGQGALVLAHPETAGNPFFLMYPDWALLPVVLLATMATIIASQAVITGAFSLSRSAVHLGFLPRLRIKFTSETNTGQIYVPAVNLLLLVGVLMLIFSFGDSESLATAYGISVTGTMVISTMLVFQFLRVVWGYSLVLAAAWLLPLFTIEVMFLAANLLKIYDGGWVPVALALAIMMLMWTWTRGQAYLKRVRANNEIPLDSFIRSIERKSDHSPVTVPGTAVFLTSVPDRTPSVLLHNLKHNHVLHEQNIILTVWTEDEPYVPDSRRIRISQLSPRFVRLDISFGFMDDPDVTRALALCREGGFKFEIMRTSFYLGRRNLVRTPNTGLPGWQERIFMGLEGLAIDPSDYFNLPSNRVVELGEQIAI; this is translated from the coding sequence ATGACGTCAAAACATGCGGACAACAGGGGTGAAGGTGCTGGCCGAAAGGGCTTTATCGGACTGGTCGTCGGCGCGATCGGCGTCGTCTACGGCGATATCGGCACCAGCCCGCTTTATGCCTTTCGCGAGGCGCTGAGGCCCTTTGCCGCCGATGGCGTACACGAGGCCGAGGTCATCGGTCTCATTGCGCTGATGGTCTGGACGCTGACGATCATCGTGACCTTCAAATATGTGCTGTTCCTGCTGCGGGCAGACAATGACGGCGAAGGCGGCGCGCTTTCGCTCCTCGCCCTCCTGATGAAGAAGATGGGGCGAAATGTGCCGGTGCTGTTCTTCGCCGGCCTGATCGGCGCAGCCCTCTTCATCGGCGATGCGATGATCACGCCTGCCCTGTCCGTCATGTCGGCGCTCGAAGGCCTGAAATTGGTCACACCCGCCTTTGCCGAATATGTCCCGCTTGCGTCGGCGGCGATCATGATCGTTCTCTTTGCGGTCCAGTCGAGGGGAACTGCCGCCGTCTCGATGTTTTTCGGTCCGATCACGGTCTTGTGGTTTCTGGCCATGGCGGCGGGGGGGCTGATCCATATCGGCGATGACTGGAGAATTCTGGCCGCTCTCAATCCGATCAATGCATTCCTGTTCCTGACCCATGCCGGCAGCGTCGGGCTCATCGTGCTCGGCGCCGTCTTTCTGACTGTCACCGGCTGCGAAGCACTCTATGCCGACCTCGGGCATTTCGGCCGCCGCCCGATCCAGACGGCATGGTTCGTGCTCGTCTTTCCGGCGCTGCTGTTGAACTACCTTGGGCAAGGGGCGCTCGTTCTCGCCCATCCCGAAACGGCCGGCAACCCGTTCTTCCTGATGTATCCCGACTGGGCCCTGTTGCCGGTGGTTCTGCTGGCGACGATGGCAACGATCATCGCCAGCCAGGCAGTGATAACGGGCGCATTTTCGCTATCCCGCTCGGCAGTTCACCTCGGCTTCCTGCCGCGGCTCAGGATCAAGTTCACCTCGGAGACCAACACCGGCCAGATCTACGTGCCGGCCGTCAATCTTCTCCTGCTGGTCGGCGTCTTGATGCTGATCTTTTCCTTCGGCGACTCCGAGTCGCTGGCGACGGCCTACGGCATCTCGGTGACCGGGACCATGGTCATCTCGACGATGCTGGTCTTCCAGTTTCTTCGGGTCGTCTGGGGTTACTCCCTGGTGCTCGCCGCCGCCTGGCTGTTGCCGCTCTTCACCATCGAAGTCATGTTCCTGGCGGCCAATCTGCTGAAGATCTACGATGGCGGCTGGGTTCCGGTCGCCCTTGCGCTGGCGATCATGATGCTGATGTGGACGTGGACCCGAGGGCAGGCCTATCTGAAAAGGGTACGGGCCAACAATGAGATCCCGCTCGATTCTTTCATCAGGTCGATCGAACGAAAATCGGACCATTCACCGGTCACCGTTCCCGGAACGGCAGTCTTCCTGACGAGCGTCCCGGATCGGACGCCGAGTGTTCTGCTTCATAATCTCAAGCACAACCACGTGCTCCATGAACAGAACATCATCCTGACTGTCTGGACCGAAGACGAACCCTATGTCCCCGACAGCCGCCGCATCAGGATCAGCCAGCTTTCGCCGCGCTTCGTGCGCCTTGATATCAGCTTCGGCTTCATGGACGACCCTGATGTCACCAGAGCTCTGGCTCTGTGCAGAGAGGGAGGCTTCAAGTTCGAGATTATGAGGACCTCCTTCTATCTCGGCCGCAGAAATCTCGTCAGGACGCCGAACACCGGGCTGCCCGGCTGGCAGGAGCGGATATTCATGGGGTTGGAGGGCCTTGCAATCGATCCTTCCGATTACTTCAACCTGCCGTCAAACCGCGTCGTCGAGCTTGGCGAACAGATTGCCATCTAA